CCATTAATTCCATTCTATTATTAGTAGTTAAAAAAAAACCTTGAGTTAAAATTTTTTCATATTTATTATATTGTAAAATAGCTGCACAACCTCCTGGACCAGGATTATATATACAAGAACCATCTGTAAAAATATTTATATTTTTATACATATAACTTCTTTTTAAAAATTTATTTTATTTATATAACAAATATGAAAAAAATTAATATACGTCAAGTAGTTTTAGATACAGAAACTACAGGAATGAATTTTTCTCCTCCTTATTATATAGGTCATCGTATAATAGAAATAGGAATGGTTGAAATTGTTAATCGTAATATTACTAATAATAATTTTCATACGTATTTAAATCCTGAACAAAATATAAGTCAAGATGCATTTAATATTCATGGAATTTCTAATGAATTTTTATCTAATAAGCCTATTTTTTTTGATATTGTAAATAATTTTTTAAATTATATAAAAGGGACAGAATTAATTATTCATAATGCACAATTTGATATTAATTTTTTAAATTATGAATTATCATTATTAAAAAATAATTTACCTAAAATTGAAAATATTTGTAAGATAAAAGATACACTTAAAATAGCCAGGAATTTATTTCCAGGAAAAAGAAACTCACTTAATTCTTTATGTTCTAGATTTCATATAGACAATAGTAAACGTGATTTACATGGAGCATTATTAGATGCAAAACTTTTAGCAAAAATTTTTTTGTTCATGACTACTAAACAAAATACGTTTAAATTAGAACTTTCAAAAAAAA
Above is a genomic segment from Enterobacteriaceae endosymbiont of Donacia dentata containing:
- the dnaQ gene encoding DNA polymerase III subunit epsilon, with product MKKINIRQVVLDTETTGMNFSPPYYIGHRIIEIGMVEIVNRNITNNNFHTYLNPEQNISQDAFNIHGISNEFLSNKPIFFDIVNNFLNYIKGTELIIHNAQFDINFLNYELSLLKNNLPKIENICKIKDTLKIARNLFPGKRNSLNSLCSRFHIDNSKRDLHGALLDAKLLAKIFLFMTTKQNTFKLELSKKINNNIDIKLPFFYKKLIKKKNLIIYASDEELKLHKLQLKLIKKKCGFCLWSKKTT